The stretch of DNA TCAGGGTGCTCCCAGTACTGCCTGCTGGTAAtggtgcagcccctgctgcccccagacCCCTGCCCAGCACAAGGAGCACAAGGACACCCAGTGGTGCCAGCAGTTGGTGTTTATTGGTTTATTTGCCTGATATCAGGGCAGGGGGGTTGATGACAAGGACGCTGCCATGCTCAGTTGTTTTTCATGGTCTGGAAGGGAGAGGCTTCTAAGAGAGGAGGACAGGACCCCAACACCCTGACACCCCAACACGCTAATAACCCAAAACCCCAGCACCCCATCGCCTCAGCACCATGGCATCCCAACACCCCAGGAGCCTGGCACACAAGTGCCCAGCACCTCACACCCCAGCACCATGGCTCCCCAGGACCAGAGTCCTGGTACCCCATTGCCCTGGCACCCCAATTCCCTGGTATCTCAGAACCCAGCACCCGGGTACCCCACCACCCCAGAGCTCTGGCAAACCCTTGTCCTGGCACCCCAGAGACCCGGTGCCATGATACCCTGGCATCCCAGCAGTTCAAAGCCCTTTGTCCTCAGCTCCATGACACCCAAGCACCCCAGTGCCGTGGCACATCTGTGCCCTGGCACTTTGGCaccccactgccctggcacccagcagcCTGGtaccctggcactgcagcatcccagcaccccagagcaCCCTGGCACTGTGGCACCGACACCTGGTACCCCAGCAGCATGGCACCCTGACGGTCCCATCCTCTGGTACCCCAGCATCAGAGCACCCCAACAACTGGTACCCCAATACCCTGGCACCATGGCAGCCAAGCAGCCCGGCCCCTTTTCCCCCCGGTGCCCTGGTaccccagcaccccagagcCCTGATACCCCATTGCACAGACCCCCCAATTCCCTGGCACCCCAGAACCCAGCACCCTGGTACTGACATCCCAATTCCCCAGCACCATGGCACCCAAGTTCCCTGGCATCCTGACACCATGATATCCCATTCCCTGGCACCCTGGCAGCTCAGGATCCCATTCCCTGGCCCCTGGCACCCTGGCAGCCCAGGATCACATTCCCTGGCACCCTTggcccctggcagcccaggatCCCATTCCCTGGCAccctggcagcctgtgcccaCCTCTGCAATCCAGTCCTCGAAGGCGGACACGCGGGTGAACACCGTGGGTTTCTTGGCAGCGTTGCAGCCCAGGGCCGACACGAAGCTGGCGATGCCGTGCACCTCCCAGGTGCCATCCTCAGCCTGGCAGTTCAGGGGTCCCCCGGAGTCGCCCTGAGGTGTGGGGTGAGGCAGGGTCAGCACCACAGGGGCCTGGGATGTGCCCCTTCCCCCTGGAGCGGTACCCACGTTGCATCCGGACTTCTCGGCGCCGCCGGCACAGATCATGGTTTTGCGGATGGCCAGGGCCCCCCACCAGTCGGGCTGGGTGCAGTGCTCATAATCCACCAcgggcagctctgcctgctgcagccggTCCGGCAGAGACCCCCCAGCTGTGGGATCAGagcacccaggtgtgcccacggccatccatccctccatccatccatccatccatccctccatccatccatccatccatccatccatccatccatccatccatccatccatccatccatccatccatccatccatccatccatccatccatccatccctccatcatcatccccctccatcccatccatccatccatccatcacaTCATCCAattccatccccatccccatcccatccattTCCCCATctatccctccatccatccctccgCCCACCTCCCCGcccccctcccatccctcccgTGTGTCTGTCAGTCTGTCCGTACGCACTGGTGAGCAGTCCCCAGCCGCTGAGCACGCACGGGTACCCGTTGGGCAGCACGGAGCCGGCGGGCGGCAGCCGCCCCACCTGCACCTCCGCCGAGAGCACGGCCGGGcgctgcagcttcagcagggCGATGTCATTGCTGCGGGGGGACACGGCTCAGAGGGGCGGCCGGGGGCACGGCGTgtccagccccctccccagggaccccgCTCACCCGCAGGCCGCGCAGAAGCTGAGCCACTTGGGGTGCACGAAGATGTCGTCGGAGTTGACGGGGATGCGCTGCTCGGAGCCCTCCCCGGCG from Camarhynchus parvulus chromosome 21, STF_HiC, whole genome shotgun sequence encodes:
- the LOC115912235 gene encoding proproteinase E-like → MAALLSLVLLLAAGGARAAVPPQSRVVNGQDAEPYSWPWQISLQYEWDGTFRHTCGGTLIAANWVMTAAHCISKSRTYQVVLGEYDMSAGEGSEQRIPVNSDDIFVHPKWLSFCAACGNDIALLKLQRPAVLSAEVQVGRLPPAGSVLPNGYPCVLSGWGLLTTGGSLPDRLQQAELPVVDYEHCTQPDWWGALAIRKTMICAGGAEKSGCNGDSGGPLNCQAEDGTWEVHGIASFVSALGCNAAKKPTVFTRVSAFEDWIAETMKNN